In Metopolophium dirhodum isolate CAU chromosome 9, ASM1992520v1, whole genome shotgun sequence, the genomic window ATAAAGATTGTCTAAAATATACCTCCACATCGTTAGTTGGATAGTTTTCACGATGTACTTGTTTAACATTACGCCGTGGTAACTTTAACTCAAGATCTATTTTAGAAGCAACTAATTTTActtcattaaatattgtattaaatatattctcACAATTATTACAGTCTATTTCTAACATTGATAATAGGTCTTGAATATGTTTTGTAGCTTCATGCAGGTAAATATTTGCAGGGATCTATCCCTTGAAGAAGTGTTGATACAGTTTCAAATTTTGCAGAATATTTTGCCAtgattgataatattacaacaaatgTTGGAGTAGTGATTGCAGTAAGCATTTCATAGCAACGCTGTCTGTTTAGTTTTGCTGTTAAAATTATTGGATTTTGATATTTCTTCCAAGCCTTCAACAATTGTAACATATTGGTCCTTAAATTTTCTGAtacttttatgtttttcaaCAAACCTTGTTTCgcataattttgtcaaattacTCCCTACAATATTTCTACGAAGTGCACTATCTAACAAATGTAGTAACTTCTTTTATTTTCCCTATACAATTTCTAACTTCAGAAAGAGAATTCAAATCATTAATTACCAAATTCAAACGATGACTAGCGCAATGGAAAAAATTAGCCATGGGATACACATTATTAATTCTTTTTTGCACTCCAGATATATGGCCAGCCATCGTAGCACATCTGTCGTACCTCTGTCCAACACATttattcatatcaatatttaGGTTAGTACATGCTTCTAATATTGTTTGAGTAATAAATGAAGCATCAAACTCTTGTAAGGGGAAAAACCCTAAAAATTCTTCATGTAAATTTTTACTATACAGATACCGTAAAACGGGGTGAATTGCAACTGCAAGGTGAATTGCAACAAGTCTTcagtaatttgtttattattgatgACGAATATTCAATTTATGTGTTATCactatgaaaaaataagaattaaattcTTTGTGATAAATGTTAtctattggaaaaaaaattattgttatcggATTATTTCTACCTCCACAGCAAAATATTTCCTTCGCGCTTATCAATTTACTCATTTTATAACCGCCAAAATCCTAGTTCAGttgatattgttaaaatgtcactatcacagtaattttttttttctgaataaaaaattttgtaaatttataagaaatttacaatacaacaacgtaagtacatttttcaattaattataaatttttgaatcaaacatttttagtagTTAACCAAAAATGGGGTGATTTgcaacaaaaacataaatagtaCCAAAAATGTGTTGTTTTACACTTTCATGAacctacttttaaaatacattttttttttcagatgccCAGAGTATATATTTCTGATCCCAGAGGGAAACAGtatagaaaaagaaatgaaAGTGATTTAAATGCTGCTgctactgaagttaaaaatggAATTTCTCTAAGGAAAGCTGCTGAAAACCATAGTGTACATTACTCAACACTCCAAAGATGGGTTAAAGCTAACGGAAAAAGGAGAACAATTGGAGGTCAAACAGTTTTAGATGCAGACATGGAAAATATGATTGTTGAAAGATTAGTGAAATGTGCTGAATGGGGCTATCCCATGGACACTATGGACCTACGAATGATAGTAAAACATATTTGTGATAAAAAAGGTATAGTTATAAAACGGTTTAAAGACAATATGCCTGGTCATGAGTTTGCActgtcatttttaaaaagacATGCAAAGAGCATTACTCCCAGGATTTGTCAAAACATAAAAAGGGCAAGGGCTGCTGTTTCGCCAgaacaaattgataattattttaataatttagaagtATCAATTGAAGGTGTAccatcatcaaatattattaattatgatgaaACTAATTTATCTGATGATCCTGGCAGAATTAGGAGATacacttttatataaatgtatgaaataataaagtGATTTCAAAGActgaaatttgttaaatttgttgtattatgttaatatataagtTTGCTTTATTACTTACTtgctcatttgtttttttttattttataagatattaataaaaaatgtaattttgttatattacttACTATATGGTAATTAGGAGATacacttttatataaatttatgaaataataaagtgATTTCAAAGACTGAAATTTGTCAaagtttgttatatttttatgttactaAAACttgagatatttattattttgcctataataatcagaaaaaattgaaaattatatcaataaattcaaaaaattgcctattttaaaaaaaaaatgtatgtagtgTTTCAATTCAcccataaattgttttaaatgaataaaacatgatttttaatGCAATGTTTCAATTCACCCCATTCAAAGGTGAATTGCaacaaagtcaaataaaaatatattataaaaaaactttataagttatatttttgaattatacttataatgatGAAAAAGGTAACAGCAATTCTAAAAAAGTGTTTTCCTTAACAGTAGTATAAATGCCTGATTTTTAAATGAAGATCAAAGTTGGGTAGAACTCAAAAATTGTTGCAATTCACCCCATTTTACGGTACCTTACACAAATTGATAACTGCTCAGTAGTCAGTACCATTAATGTCAGCCGTTTCATcaacaattaatgaaaaacaaaatgctTCCATAGCTTCATTGGTAATCAGTCTAGAGCTAGGATTTTAATgacctaaaaaatacacaaaaatgcactaaaaaaaatgcaaaatgacctaaaaactcCTAAAGCCTCCAGCTTTTTTATTTCTGAAGGAATGAAACCAAAATTAGATttcatataaatcaaattagCCTCTAAACTTGATTCAGACATAAGTTTTTTTGCTTCTTTTATATTAGTCGAATCATCATGATTTAATTCAAGTACAActttttttacataagaaaaattctCACAATAGTAATTTACAGCATTTAGCCAGGTTCCCCATCGCGTGATTACGGGTTCGGGTGGCAATGGAATACCTGGAGCAAGAGTTTTAAACATTTGTGTACGATatggtgattttaaaaatattttttttacgcaaCTTATAAGTTTATTGACATCTTGAAAATTTGTTCTTATTTCTTCCGCAACTCTATGAATTGCATGCGCCACACAGGTTACGTGCACCATTTTTGAATACAGAGTGCAAATAGCTCTTCCTGCTTTCACCATATATGGGGCAACATCAGATACAAAAATAAGGACATTATCGTGTTTTATTCCTTCAGGCCATAATGTAAACATGGCTTTATCGAACGCTTTTGCAATGGTTGaatgatttgttttttccaAGACATcagaatataacaaaaatatttttcctgaaTTTTCTGCTTCCAGGGTAccaataactatatttaatacataacgGCCTTCAACGTCTGTCGTTTCATCTACACTAACCCAAATTTTTTTATCGCCTACATAGTGTCTAATATTtcgtattgtatttaaatagcaTTTTTCAACATAACTTTTACGCAATGTAGACTCGTCtgggattttaaattttatatatttttctaaaaaatttctaaaatgtgTGTTATTTAATTTAGCAAGTGGAATATTAGCTGCTAATAATGTTTTACAAAGCTCTAAATTAAATGACGATTGATcactattatttgttaaattagaTATTAGTACTTGATCATTTTGTTTCACTTCATTCAGTTTTCGTTGAATTCCACGAGCATGCTTATCTCGACTGATGTGCTGTTGAATTGTAAATTTCTTTTCGGAGGCAACTGCAACATTACACACTTTACAAAAAAGCACCATACCGTCCGTAGAAAAAATATCGGCACCAAACTCACTCACAAAACTACGTAAACGGCTTCCTACTGTTGACTTaatttttgggatttttaaagttttaatattaatttttaatattagtcgtaatattatttgttcagtATACAATAGTGTACAGATCGGTGTAGAACCATATAGGTACGTGTCGTATTCACTACTAAAGCTactattgtatagtgtatacctatatagttttggGTTCGTTCGATATGTAATCTTATCTTACTTACTCTTAGATTACTTTTTCAATAACAATGGACTGGAGTAGGTGCTATTAGTATTGCCAATTGGCAATTACTAATTGCCTATAGGTACTAGTTGGGATAACCTTTACAACACGtattaaaaaagcttaaaataaaaaaaaattagttaaaatacacaaaatgaacgtaatatttgtaatattacgtaaaaatgaccttaaaaatgcaataaaatgcatttaacacaaaaaatgcaaaaaatgcaaaataaaaattacatattctaCATTGTTAAATCACGaaacaaatttagtttttggtAAGAATTGTATAGcacttaaagaaaaaaaatgcaaaagtcaCCAAAATCCTAGCTCTAGTAATCACAGATCTTAAACTAGAAGATAAACATTCTAATAATTCATTTTGCACACGGTGTGATATGTACaatgcatttttattgtattttagattctgagtgaaacgatgaatgtattgattttacaatgatgtgtgtttttttttttatttttttttttatttttttatttttgtgtctgtgtacacgataagacTTATcggataagtagtcgaaataatgcttcgattttcgacttcagtatcttgttcgatgggaaagtgaatatcgttggtgcattggggaggtcaaaattttaatttcccagtagttttcaaaagcgatgtgaaaaacaaaagaaaaattaaggaaaaacgggaatttttacgcaaaatcgatttttaacaaaatcgattttggttattggtgtaactctaaaacaaatgaccgtagatgcatgaaattttcactggttgcttatatttgcattttctatacaccataaaatttacaaaatattttgactctttttgagctgtttacggccattgtcagttttcaattttcttagtttttttttctataaatatcaataaaattttatctgttgagtaaaaaagcttgaaaatttaatagaaggctcctaggttattgtttcaaaggcagatgaaaaaaattaaaaatccttagtcacagtttttaattataagcatttaaagttcaaattttgacaaaatacggaaaaatcacgaaaaatagcaaattattttgatgagaattcataaaaatttttcttttcaaatctaagatttgaaaatgtaatataagattactcataagtttgtctacctttatcaaaaaaaaaatgtctagaagaaacttaaattaaatttttatgagcgtctgaaatttatatttttacaacatttgatatttactcgatttctcatgtaacaattttcttattttat contains:
- the LOC132951754 gene encoding uncharacterized protein LOC132951754, which codes for MPRVYISDPRGKQYRKRNESDLNAAATEVKNGISLRKAAENHSVHYSTLQRWVKANGKRRTIGGQTVLDADMENMIVERLVKCAEWGYPMDTMDLRMIVKHICDKKGIVIKRFKDNMPGHEFALSFLKRHAKSITPRICQNIKRARAAVSPEQIDNYFNNLEVSIEGVPSSNIINYDETNLSDDPGRIRRYTFI